A genomic region of Manihot esculenta cultivar AM560-2 chromosome 15, M.esculenta_v8, whole genome shotgun sequence contains the following coding sequences:
- the LOC110601850 gene encoding DNA-directed RNA polymerases II, IV and V subunit 9A: MSTMKFCRECNNILYPKEDKEQKILLYACRNCDHQEIAENNCVYRNEVHHSVAERTQVLQDVAADPTLPRTKSVKCSMCNHQEAVFFQATARGEEGMTLFFVCCNPNCGNRWRD, from the exons ATGAGTACCATGAAATTTTGCCGCGAGTG CAACAACATTCTCTACCCTAAGGAGGATAAGGAACAGAAGATCCTCCTCTACGCTTGCCGCAACTGTGATCATCAG GAAATTGCCGAAAATAACTGTGTCTACAGAAATGAGGTACATCACTCTGTAGCAGAGCGCACTCAGGTATTGCAGGATGTAGCTGCAGATCCAACACTTCCTCGCACTAAATCTGTTAAGTGCAGCATGTGCAACCATCAGGAAGCTGTCTTCTTCCAG GCAACTGCTAGGGGAGAGGAAGGTATGACGCTGTTCTTTGTATGCTGCAACCCAAATTGTGGGAATCGATGGAGAGATTGA